In one window of Protaetiibacter larvae DNA:
- a CDS encoding MarR family winged helix-turn-helix transcriptional regulator: MTDRADAINTWESLYRAQVAVLRQLLAEFPDDEVSFTEYDVLFNLYREPGRALRIRDLNKHLLLTQPSVSRLLDRLVARGLVEKSPDPSDARGTNVTLTERGAEVFRRVGAQHGRSIVARMSVLSREEQARLAELTEKLRAGAIPN; the protein is encoded by the coding sequence GTGACCGACCGCGCCGACGCCATCAACACCTGGGAGTCGCTCTACCGCGCCCAGGTCGCCGTGCTGCGACAACTGCTCGCCGAGTTCCCCGACGACGAGGTCTCGTTCACCGAGTACGACGTGCTCTTCAACCTCTACCGCGAGCCCGGGCGCGCGCTGCGCATCCGCGACCTCAACAAGCACCTGCTGCTCACCCAGCCGAGCGTGAGCCGCCTCCTCGACCGGCTGGTCGCGCGCGGGCTCGTCGAGAAGAGCCCCGACCCGAGCGACGCCCGCGGCACCAATGTGACGCTCACCGAACGCGGAGCGGAGGTCTTCCGCCGGGTGGGCGCCCAGCACGGCCGATCCATCGTGGCGCGGATGTCGGTGCTGAGCCGCGAGGAGCAGGCGCGCCTCGCCGAGCTCACCGAGAAGCTGCGCGCGGGCGCGATCCCGAACTAG
- the upp gene encoding uracil phosphoribosyltransferase has product MRVHVADHPLITHKLTVLRDERTPSPVFRALAEELVTLLAYEATRNVRTTPVTVQTPVAEAAGLAIADPKPLVVPILRAGLGMLEGMVKLVPTAEVGFLGMVRDEETLQPTTYAERLPDDLSNRQCFILDPMLATGGSLGAAIEYLFARGAVDVTAVCLIAAPEGIEAVRKATEGREVTIVVGALDERLNELGYIVPGLGDAGDRLYGLV; this is encoded by the coding sequence ATGCGAGTGCACGTCGCCGACCATCCGCTCATCACCCACAAGCTGACGGTGCTGCGCGACGAGCGCACCCCCTCCCCCGTGTTCCGGGCGCTCGCCGAGGAGCTCGTGACGCTGCTCGCCTACGAGGCCACCCGCAATGTGCGCACCACCCCGGTGACCGTGCAGACGCCGGTCGCCGAGGCCGCCGGGCTGGCGATCGCCGACCCGAAGCCGCTCGTGGTGCCGATCCTGCGGGCCGGGCTCGGGATGCTCGAGGGCATGGTCAAGCTCGTGCCGACCGCCGAGGTGGGGTTCCTCGGGATGGTCCGCGACGAGGAGACGCTGCAGCCCACGACCTACGCCGAGCGGCTGCCCGACGACCTCTCGAACCGGCAGTGCTTCATCCTCGACCCCATGCTCGCGACCGGCGGATCGCTCGGCGCGGCCATCGAGTACCTGTTCGCGCGCGGCGCGGTGGATGTGACCGCGGTGTGCCTCATCGCGGCCCCGGAGGGCATCGAGGCGGTGCGGAAGGCGACCGAGGGCCGTGAGGTCACGATCGTCGTCGGCGCGCTCGACGAGAGGCTCAACGAGCTCGGCTACATCGTGCCCGGCCTCGGGGATGCGGGCGACCGGCTCTACGGCCTGGTGTGA
- the proC gene encoding pyrroline-5-carboxylate reductase, translated as MSVNLPAVAVIGAGSMGGAILQGLRRPEVVVEGGIRATNRTEEKAAPLRAPGVLSLATEADAQAQATALRGARIVLLGVKPVGVPGLLEEIAPLLEPDAVVVSIAAGVRIATIEARVSNVVLRAMPNTPSLVGRGVTGVAAGPRASREDTALVRALFETVGSVVELPEERIDALSTISGSGPAYVFFLIERLTETAQHLGFDGATARLLVEETFRGASELLAASDVDPAELRRRVTSPHGTTERAIAVLEDADLTRVFDAATAAALVRAHELANPTA; from the coding sequence ATGAGCGTGAACCTCCCCGCCGTGGCCGTCATCGGAGCAGGGTCGATGGGGGGCGCGATCCTGCAGGGCCTGCGCCGGCCGGAGGTGGTGGTCGAGGGCGGCATCCGCGCCACCAACCGCACCGAGGAGAAGGCGGCGCCGCTGCGCGCGCCGGGGGTTCTCTCGCTCGCCACGGAGGCCGATGCGCAGGCGCAGGCCACCGCGTTGCGTGGCGCCCGGATCGTGCTGCTCGGGGTGAAGCCGGTGGGGGTTCCCGGCCTGCTCGAGGAGATCGCCCCGCTGCTCGAACCGGATGCCGTCGTCGTGTCGATCGCGGCGGGGGTGCGGATCGCCACGATCGAGGCGCGCGTGTCGAACGTCGTGCTGCGCGCCATGCCCAACACGCCCTCGCTCGTGGGCCGCGGGGTCACCGGGGTGGCCGCGGGTCCCCGCGCCTCCCGGGAGGACACGGCCCTCGTACGCGCGCTGTTCGAGACGGTCGGCTCGGTCGTCGAGCTGCCGGAGGAGCGCATCGACGCGCTCTCCACCATCTCGGGCTCGGGCCCCGCGTACGTGTTCTTCCTCATCGAGCGGCTCACCGAGACGGCGCAGCATCTCGGCTTCGACGGGGCGACGGCGCGGCTGCTCGTGGAGGAGACCTTCCGCGGGGCGAGCGAGCTGCTCGCGGCATCGGATGTCGACCCCGCGGAGCTGCGGCGTCGCGTCACGAGCCCCCACGGCACCACCGAGCGCGCGATCGCGGTGCTCGAGGACGCCGACCTCACGCGCGTCTTCGACGCCGCGACCGCCGCGGCGCTGGTTCGCGCCCACGAGCTGGCCAATCCCACAGCGTGA
- a CDS encoding potassium channel family protein — MVDRIPHDAPVLVIGLGRFGAATAGQLQRLDRDVLAVDEDFGLVQKWSERVTHAVQADARSIDALRQIGAEDFQIAVVAVGSSVESSVLITANLVDLKIPQIWAKAVSQSHGKILSRIGANHVIYPEAEAGERVAHLVSGRMIDFIEFDDGFAIVKMYPPKPIRGISLAESHVRQKYGITVVGVKSPGKAFTYATPETVISNHDLIIASGSTADLERFATLQS, encoded by the coding sequence TTGGTTGACAGGATCCCCCACGACGCGCCCGTGCTCGTCATCGGGCTCGGCCGCTTCGGCGCCGCCACCGCGGGACAGCTGCAGCGACTCGACCGCGATGTGCTCGCGGTGGACGAGGACTTCGGCCTCGTGCAGAAATGGTCGGAGCGCGTCACCCACGCCGTGCAGGCGGACGCGCGATCCATCGACGCGCTGCGGCAGATCGGCGCCGAGGACTTCCAGATCGCCGTCGTCGCGGTCGGGAGCTCGGTCGAGTCGAGCGTGCTCATCACGGCCAACCTCGTCGACCTCAAGATCCCGCAGATCTGGGCGAAGGCCGTGAGCCAGTCGCACGGCAAGATCCTGAGCCGCATCGGCGCCAACCACGTCATCTACCCGGAGGCGGAGGCCGGCGAGCGCGTCGCGCACCTCGTGTCGGGGCGGATGATCGACTTCATCGAGTTCGACGACGGTTTCGCGATCGTGAAGATGTACCCGCCGAAGCCCATCCGCGGCATCTCGCTCGCCGAATCGCACGTGCGTCAGAAGTACGGCATCACGGTCGTCGGGGTGAAGAGCCCCGGCAAGGCGTTCACCTACGCGACGCCCGAGACGGTGATCTCCAACCACGACCTCATCATCGCGAGCGGTTCGACCGCCGACCTGGAGCGCTTCGCGACCCTGCAGAGCTGA
- the tadA gene encoding tRNA adenosine(34) deaminase TadA, with translation MPSALDVEAMRLALAEAQLALASGDVPVGAVLLDADGTVLALGRNEREKHADPTAHAEIVAIRRAAEARGDWHLVDTTLVVTLEPCVMCAGAILAARIPRVVFGAWDEKAGAAGSVHELLRDRRLPYRAEVVAGVLEAECAALLTDFFEAARAPDPNP, from the coding sequence ATGCCCTCGGCCCTCGACGTGGAGGCGATGCGCCTCGCCCTCGCGGAGGCGCAGCTCGCCCTCGCCTCCGGCGATGTCCCGGTGGGCGCGGTGCTGCTCGATGCGGACGGCACGGTGCTGGCTCTCGGCCGCAACGAGCGCGAGAAGCACGCGGATCCGACCGCGCACGCGGAGATCGTGGCCATCCGCCGGGCGGCCGAGGCGCGCGGCGACTGGCACCTCGTCGACACGACGCTCGTGGTCACGCTCGAGCCGTGCGTGATGTGCGCGGGGGCGATCCTCGCGGCGCGCATCCCGCGCGTGGTGTTCGGGGCGTGGGACGAGAAGGCGGGCGCCGCGGGCTCCGTGCACGAGCTGCTGCGCGACCGTCGCCTGCCGTACCGCGCCGAGGTGGTCGCGGGCGTGCTCGAGGCCGAATGCGCCGCGCTCCTCACCGACTTCTTCGAGGCCGCCCGCGCCCCCGACCCCAATCCGTGA
- a CDS encoding carbohydrate kinase family protein: MTGERIVVVGDVINDIVAVPRIPQRPDTDTPASIRPRSGGSAANTAAWLGSLDAPVDFVGAVGSADADAHEREFREVGVVPHLQREHGIPTGTIVIVVEGEQRSMLTERGANAALRVETVTDELLAAAAVLHVSGYSILDGFGARGARALLDRAAEAGVPVSVNPASVGYLSDFGVDAFLGAIAGTTLLFPNLAEARLLTGLEDAVAAVRALTVDFPIVAMTLASEGVLVSARGADPVLVPAPAVRSVDPTGAGDAFTAGFLEHWVRSGDPIAASRAGVLVAARAVMLIGGRPPI; the protein is encoded by the coding sequence ATGACGGGCGAGCGGATCGTCGTGGTCGGCGACGTCATCAACGACATCGTCGCCGTGCCGCGCATCCCGCAGCGACCCGACACCGACACCCCCGCGAGCATCCGCCCGCGCTCCGGCGGGTCGGCCGCCAACACGGCCGCCTGGCTGGGTTCGCTCGACGCGCCCGTGGATTTCGTGGGTGCGGTCGGATCGGCGGACGCCGACGCCCACGAGCGCGAGTTCCGCGAGGTCGGGGTGGTGCCGCATCTGCAGCGCGAGCACGGCATCCCCACCGGAACGATCGTGATCGTGGTCGAGGGCGAGCAGCGCTCGATGCTCACCGAGCGCGGGGCGAACGCGGCGCTCCGGGTGGAGACGGTCACCGACGAGTTGCTTGCGGCGGCGGCCGTGCTGCACGTGAGCGGCTACAGCATCCTCGACGGCTTCGGCGCGCGTGGGGCGCGGGCGCTGCTCGATCGCGCCGCGGAGGCCGGCGTCCCGGTGTCGGTCAACCCGGCCTCCGTCGGGTACCTCAGCGACTTCGGCGTCGACGCGTTCCTGGGCGCGATCGCCGGCACCACGCTGCTGTTCCCGAACCTCGCGGAGGCGCGGCTGCTGACCGGCCTGGAGGATGCCGTGGCGGCGGTGCGCGCCCTCACGGTGGACTTCCCGATCGTCGCCATGACCCTCGCCTCGGAGGGGGTGCTCGTTTCGGCCCGTGGTGCGGATCCGGTTCTCGTGCCGGCGCCGGCCGTGCGGTCGGTCGACCCCACGGGCGCGGGCGACGCCTTCACGGCGGGCTTCCTGGAGCACTGGGTGCGCTCGGGCGATCCGATCGCAGCGAGTCGGGCCGGCGTGCTCGTGGCGGCGCGCGCCGTGATGCTCATCGGCGGCCGCCCCCCGATCTAG
- a CDS encoding helix-turn-helix domain-containing protein — translation MARDLSDVRFLTVQEVADMMRVSSMTVYRLVHSGELPAVRFGRSYRIPESAVGAVIGVADADRSAG, via the coding sequence ATGGCGCGTGATCTCTCGGACGTGCGCTTCCTGACGGTTCAGGAGGTCGCCGACATGATGCGCGTCTCCAGCATGACCGTCTACCGTCTCGTGCACTCCGGAGAGCTGCCCGCCGTGCGCTTCGGGCGGTCGTACCGCATCCCCGAGTCGGCGGTGGGCGCGGTGATCGGGGTCGCCGACGCGGACCGTTCCGCCGGCTGA
- a CDS encoding ArsR/SmtB family transcription factor: protein MADIFDVLADGTRREILRQLLESRGELAVGDLVTELGIAQPTVSKHLKVLRDHGLVGVREEGQHRYYHLDASPLEEIEVWLEPFTDFTVGTDADGATTVYAAWAGAEVGDRIGRTVADTANAARVAFETAQEKLEGARQRVTEKLPKLRGREG from the coding sequence ATGGCCGACATCTTCGACGTGCTCGCGGACGGTACCCGCCGCGAGATCCTCCGCCAGCTGCTCGAGAGCCGTGGCGAGCTCGCCGTCGGCGATCTCGTGACCGAGCTGGGCATCGCGCAGCCGACGGTGTCGAAGCATCTGAAGGTGCTGCGCGATCACGGTCTCGTCGGGGTGCGCGAGGAGGGCCAGCACCGCTACTACCACCTCGACGCGAGCCCGCTCGAGGAGATCGAGGTGTGGCTCGAGCCGTTCACCGACTTCACGGTGGGCACGGATGCCGACGGCGCGACCACGGTGTACGCGGCCTGGGCGGGCGCCGAGGTGGGGGACCGCATCGGTCGCACGGTGGCCGACACGGCGAATGCCGCACGGGTGGCGTTCGAGACCGCGCAGGAGAAGCTCGAGGGCGCGCGCCAGCGGGTCACCGAGAAGCTCCCGAAGCTGCGCGGACGCGAGGGCTGA
- a CDS encoding TrkH family potassium uptake protein has product MRTTPVHRDPVVVRALDRVADFATSTPARFAVAVFASLIAVFTLLFSLPIATTTGEQAPFVDALFTAVSVICVTGLSTVDMATYWSPFGHVLVFVGVEIGGIGVLTVASILGLVISRKLGLRQKLIAAGDANPLRIRRGPVSEGQAVRLGETGNLLATVAVSVIVIELAVAALIFPRMLLEGVPPLSAAWESIYYSAMAFTNTGFVPTTEGLAPYASDWWFLGALMIGVFFGAIGFPVIYVLRKNLRHPHRWSLHVKVTLITFVLLLVGGTVAYLVLEWGNTATMAGMSLGDRILHSLFISSMARSGGFSTLDMGQLDGSSQLVTDMLMFIGGGSASTAGGIKVTTLAVLFLAAFAEARGSDDMEAYGRRIPPDVLRLAVSVVLWGATVVASASILLLLLTDEPLDHVLFDVISAFATCGLSTGFTMNASDPAQYVLAATMFFGRIGTVTLAAALAASVRRQLFRRPEERPIVG; this is encoded by the coding sequence ATGCGCACCACGCCGGTGCACCGCGATCCTGTCGTGGTCCGGGCCCTGGATCGGGTCGCCGACTTCGCCACGTCGACCCCCGCGCGCTTCGCGGTCGCGGTGTTCGCGAGCCTCATCGCGGTCTTCACCCTGCTGTTCTCGCTGCCGATCGCGACCACCACGGGTGAGCAGGCGCCGTTCGTGGACGCCCTCTTCACCGCCGTCTCGGTCATCTGCGTCACCGGCCTCTCGACCGTCGACATGGCCACCTACTGGTCGCCCTTCGGGCACGTGCTGGTGTTCGTGGGCGTGGAGATCGGCGGCATCGGGGTGCTGACCGTCGCCTCCATCCTGGGACTCGTCATCAGCCGCAAGCTGGGCCTGCGCCAGAAGCTCATCGCGGCGGGCGACGCCAACCCGCTGCGCATCCGGCGCGGCCCCGTCTCGGAAGGGCAGGCGGTGCGCCTCGGCGAGACCGGCAACCTGCTCGCCACGGTCGCCGTGAGCGTCATCGTGATCGAGCTCGCGGTCGCCGCGCTCATCTTCCCCCGGATGCTGCTGGAAGGGGTGCCGCCGCTGTCGGCCGCCTGGGAGTCGATCTACTACTCCGCGATGGCCTTCACCAACACGGGCTTCGTGCCCACCACGGAGGGTCTCGCGCCCTACGCGAGCGACTGGTGGTTCCTCGGCGCGCTCATGATCGGGGTCTTCTTCGGCGCGATCGGCTTCCCGGTGATCTACGTGCTGCGCAAGAACCTGCGGCATCCGCACCGCTGGTCGCTGCATGTCAAGGTGACGCTCATCACCTTCGTGCTGCTGCTCGTGGGAGGAACCGTCGCCTACCTCGTCCTCGAATGGGGCAACACGGCGACCATGGCGGGGATGTCGCTCGGCGACCGCATCCTGCACAGCCTGTTCATCTCGTCGATGGCGAGATCGGGCGGCTTCTCGACGCTCGACATGGGCCAGCTCGACGGCTCGAGCCAGCTCGTCACGGACATGCTCATGTTCATCGGCGGCGGCTCGGCATCCACCGCGGGCGGCATCAAGGTGACGACCCTCGCGGTGCTGTTCCTCGCGGCCTTCGCCGAGGCGCGCGGATCCGACGACATGGAGGCCTACGGGCGCCGCATCCCGCCGGACGTGCTGCGTCTCGCCGTGAGCGTCGTGCTGTGGGGCGCGACCGTCGTCGCGAGCGCGAGCATCCTGCTGCTGCTGCTCACCGACGAGCCGCTCGACCATGTGCTGTTCGACGTCATCAGCGCCTTCGCGACCTGCGGGCTGTCGACCGGCTTCACCATGAACGCGTCCGACCCCGCGCAGTACGTGCTCGCGGCCACCATGTTCTTCGGACGCATCGGTACAGTGACTCTCGCCGCGGCGCTCGCGGCGAGTGTGCGGCGACAACTGTTCCGCCGCCCCGAGGAGAGGCCCATCGTTGGTTGA
- a CDS encoding winged helix-turn-helix domain-containing protein, producing the protein MSLATLDTLRPPARPYPAARAVPQPTGSAAADRPRIRAVPEGTEARGFALYVGVDDLKAAGAGTTLPQIVEALKQLVGELVPGAETYAAVALAPQGAGGRDVEVVRLALQDPAALAKHRQAITPAEPPEPKGGVVIDISRKRVQLDGETAPLTYKEFELLQFLVLREGRTIDRAEIISTLWADGTEEETPNERTIDVHVRRLRSKLGAYEDIVRTVRGSGYRFDRHADVTIRWASTPSPDVF; encoded by the coding sequence ATGTCTCTCGCCACTCTCGACACCCTCCGTCCCCCGGCCCGCCCCTACCCCGCCGCGCGCGCCGTCCCGCAGCCCACCGGGTCCGCAGCCGCCGATCGTCCCCGCATCCGCGCCGTGCCCGAGGGCACCGAGGCGCGCGGCTTCGCCCTCTACGTGGGCGTCGACGACCTCAAGGCCGCCGGGGCGGGCACCACGCTCCCCCAGATCGTCGAGGCGCTCAAGCAGCTCGTCGGCGAGCTCGTTCCCGGCGCCGAGACCTACGCCGCCGTCGCCCTCGCCCCGCAGGGCGCGGGCGGGCGCGACGTCGAGGTCGTGCGCCTCGCCCTGCAGGATCCGGCCGCGCTCGCCAAGCACCGCCAGGCGATCACCCCGGCCGAGCCGCCGGAGCCGAAGGGCGGTGTCGTCATCGACATCTCGCGCAAGCGCGTGCAGCTCGACGGCGAGACCGCGCCGCTCACCTACAAGGAGTTCGAGCTGTTGCAGTTCCTCGTGCTCCGCGAGGGCCGCACGATCGACCGCGCCGAGATCATCTCCACCCTGTGGGCCGACGGCACCGAGGAGGAGACCCCGAACGAGCGCACCATCGACGTGCACGTGCGGCGCCTGCGCTCGAAGCTCGGCGCCTACGAGGACATCGTGCGCACCGTGCGCGGCTCCGGGTACCGCTTCGACCGCCACGCGGATGTCACCATCCGCTGGGCGTCGACGCCGTCGCCCGACGTCTTCTAG
- a CDS encoding C2 family cysteine protease: MSTTTSARRTASARSRASHTTAEAVRPSETAEAETDAVALTGAPNPYALASLVAGRRIDWDSASDARGILEDVFELPYTEIIGSADSPLFYGSTIRGGRPVRKRPAAPPAIGTDDTDEQGDAAPDVSRAKTLADILAALGRKSPADVPVRGATLTRDGVFAELGRLDEIAAPYIHLFDPRVLDVLFPLEPGYHPPGFSWQDTGRFYNETTEFFDPVQGQVGDCYFIAAMASVAWAKPFTIADRTRATATAQDSFTHQVSFYGGNGGYGSGGWTTVEVSDRVLVASGGSTSHYAHSAETGEIWPAVYEKAFAKWRFGTNDDFPNIPNLAWGNTVAATVSLTGGHGYGHDHGSLTDAQLLTLVKSHSSGGRTTTPMVAWSHGAGSDQATRAANEAGVVASHAYSVLGWMRRYEWVPRLRLEVELPRIIPEWRVPGPDPAILRDLVAGTTINELTHARLDLPTEIFQRYELRPVDYIVARNPWGSTPGTGPSTTAGDYRARDVSWWRDVPLGAKGVFAMEVGAFRRYFAGTGGAD; the protein is encoded by the coding sequence ATGTCCACCACGACATCCGCGCGGCGCACGGCCTCGGCCCGCTCGCGCGCGAGTCACACGACGGCCGAGGCCGTCCGCCCGTCCGAGACGGCGGAGGCCGAGACCGACGCCGTCGCCCTCACGGGCGCCCCCAACCCCTACGCCCTCGCCTCGCTCGTCGCCGGCCGCCGCATCGACTGGGACAGCGCGAGCGACGCCCGCGGAATCCTCGAGGACGTCTTCGAGCTGCCCTACACCGAGATCATCGGCTCGGCGGATTCCCCGCTGTTCTACGGCAGCACGATCCGCGGCGGCCGCCCGGTGCGCAAGCGCCCCGCGGCTCCGCCTGCGATCGGCACCGACGACACCGACGAGCAGGGGGATGCCGCCCCCGACGTCTCGCGCGCGAAGACCCTCGCCGACATCCTCGCCGCCCTCGGCCGCAAGAGCCCCGCCGATGTTCCCGTGCGCGGCGCGACCCTGACCCGCGACGGGGTGTTCGCCGAGCTCGGACGGCTCGACGAGATCGCCGCCCCCTACATCCACCTCTTCGATCCGCGCGTGCTCGACGTGCTGTTCCCGCTCGAGCCCGGCTACCACCCGCCGGGGTTCAGCTGGCAGGACACCGGCCGCTTCTACAACGAGACGACCGAGTTCTTCGACCCGGTGCAGGGTCAGGTGGGCGACTGCTACTTCATCGCCGCGATGGCGTCGGTCGCGTGGGCGAAGCCGTTCACGATCGCCGACCGGACCCGCGCCACGGCCACCGCCCAGGACTCCTTCACCCATCAGGTGAGCTTCTACGGCGGCAACGGCGGGTACGGCAGCGGCGGCTGGACGACGGTGGAGGTCTCCGACCGGGTGCTCGTGGCATCCGGCGGCAGCACCTCGCACTACGCCCACTCCGCGGAGACGGGCGAGATCTGGCCGGCGGTGTACGAGAAGGCGTTCGCGAAGTGGCGGTTCGGCACGAACGACGACTTCCCCAACATCCCCAACCTGGCGTGGGGCAACACCGTCGCGGCGACCGTGTCGCTGACGGGCGGGCACGGCTACGGTCACGACCACGGTTCCCTCACGGACGCCCAGCTGCTCACCCTCGTGAAGTCGCACAGCTCGGGTGGTCGCACGACGACCCCCATGGTGGCCTGGTCGCACGGCGCCGGCTCCGACCAGGCGACGCGCGCCGCAAACGAGGCGGGTGTCGTGGCCTCGCACGCCTACTCGGTGCTCGGCTGGATGCGGCGCTACGAGTGGGTGCCGCGGCTGCGCCTCGAGGTGGAGCTCCCGCGGATCATCCCCGAGTGGCGCGTTCCCGGTCCGGACCCGGCGATCCTGCGCGACCTCGTCGCGGGCACCACCATCAACGAGCTCACCCACGCGCGGCTGGATCTGCCCACCGAGATCTTCCAGCGCTACGAGCTGCGGCCCGTCGACTACATCGTCGCCCGCAACCCGTGGGGGTCCACGCCCGGCACCGGGCCGTCGACCACCGCGGGCGACTACCGGGCGCGCGACGTGAGCTGGTGGCGCGATGTGCCGCTCGGCGCGAAGGGCGTGTTCGCGATGGAGGTGGGCGCGTTCCGCCGCTACTTCGCGGGCACCGGCGGCGCCGATTGA
- a CDS encoding cation diffusion facilitator family transporter, whose product MSASGGTRAIIAAFLANLGIAITKFVAFFFSGSSSMLAEGVHSIADSGNQLLLLLGGRRSRRKADAEHPFGYGRERFVYAFVVAIILFSVGGVFSIYEGVEKLTHPHPLEVPWLPILVLVIAIGLESFSLRTAVKESNHTRGAQNWIQFVRHAKQPELPVVLLEDVAALTGLVFALAGVGLTIITGDNVWDGVGTIAIGVLLVLVAVILGVETKSLLVGEGASAADAAKILAAFNGHPQVEAVIHMKTLYLGPDELLVAAKIAVPKTTKAAELAAAIDAIEADVRAAVPIARSIYLEPDIYVPRDENPSTDAIVIKSAD is encoded by the coding sequence ATGAGCGCCTCCGGCGGAACGAGGGCGATCATCGCCGCCTTCCTGGCGAATCTCGGGATCGCGATCACGAAGTTCGTGGCGTTCTTCTTCTCCGGCTCGAGCTCGATGCTCGCCGAGGGCGTGCACTCGATCGCCGACTCCGGCAACCAGTTGTTGCTGCTGCTCGGCGGTCGCCGCTCGCGCCGCAAAGCCGACGCCGAGCATCCCTTCGGCTACGGCCGCGAGCGCTTCGTGTACGCCTTCGTCGTGGCGATCATCCTGTTCTCGGTGGGCGGCGTGTTCTCCATCTACGAGGGCGTCGAGAAGCTCACCCACCCGCACCCGCTCGAGGTGCCGTGGCTGCCGATTCTCGTGCTCGTGATCGCGATCGGCCTCGAGTCGTTCTCGCTGCGCACCGCGGTGAAGGAGTCGAACCACACCCGCGGCGCCCAGAACTGGATCCAGTTCGTGCGGCACGCGAAACAGCCCGAGCTGCCCGTCGTGCTGCTCGAGGATGTCGCGGCGCTCACCGGCCTGGTGTTCGCGCTCGCAGGCGTGGGCCTCACGATCATCACGGGCGACAATGTGTGGGACGGCGTGGGCACGATCGCGATCGGCGTGCTGCTCGTGCTGGTCGCCGTGATCCTCGGCGTCGAGACGAAGAGCCTGCTCGTGGGCGAGGGCGCGTCGGCGGCCGACGCCGCGAAGATCCTCGCCGCATTCAACGGCCACCCGCAGGTGGAGGCCGTGATCCACATGAAGACCCTCTACCTCGGCCCGGACGAGTTGCTGGTGGCCGCGAAGATTGCGGTGCCGAAGACCACCAAGGCGGCCGAGCTCGCCGCCGCCATCGACGCGATCGAGGCGGATGTGCGCGCGGCGGTGCCGATCGCGCGCTCGATCTACCTCGAGCCCGACATCTACGTGCCGCGCGACGAGAACCCGTCCACCGACGCGATCGTCATCAAGAGCGCCGACTAG
- a CDS encoding pseudouridine-5'-phosphate glycosidase codes for MTAFHVSAEVADALAAGRPVVALESTIISHGLPRPRNHEAAREFEGILRERGVTPATIAVLDGVPQVGLDAEGVRRIAEEDLAKASVRDLPILAALGRSGATTVAATAHLAALAGVRVFATGGLGGVHRGASETFDESADLTTLATSPVTVVSAGVKSVLDIPATLERLETLSVPVIGFGTTAFPAFWLRESGYQLDWKVDTAEEVAAVMAARDALGSTSGIVLANPIPLAQQWDPAEHDRVLATAFAAAEAAEVRGKAVTPFLLGYIVEASGGKSLEVNLDLARNNVRVAAEVATAWSRLGARR; via the coding sequence ATGACCGCCTTCCACGTCTCCGCCGAGGTCGCCGACGCGCTCGCCGCGGGCCGCCCGGTGGTCGCCCTCGAGTCGACCATCATCAGCCACGGCCTGCCGCGCCCCCGCAACCACGAGGCGGCTCGAGAGTTCGAGGGGATCCTGCGCGAGCGCGGGGTGACGCCCGCGACGATCGCGGTGCTCGACGGGGTGCCGCAGGTGGGGCTGGACGCGGAGGGCGTGCGCCGGATCGCCGAAGAGGACCTCGCGAAGGCCTCGGTGCGCGACCTGCCGATCCTCGCCGCCCTCGGTCGCTCGGGGGCCACCACGGTCGCCGCGACGGCGCACCTGGCCGCGCTCGCCGGCGTCCGCGTGTTCGCGACGGGCGGCCTGGGCGGGGTGCACCGTGGCGCCTCGGAGACCTTCGACGAGTCGGCGGACCTCACCACGCTCGCCACGAGCCCGGTCACGGTGGTCAGTGCGGGCGTGAAGAGCGTGCTCGACATCCCGGCGACGCTCGAGCGGCTGGAGACGCTCTCGGTGCCCGTCATCGGATTCGGCACGACCGCGTTCCCCGCGTTCTGGCTGCGCGAGTCCGGCTATCAGCTCGACTGGAAGGTCGACACCGCGGAGGAGGTCGCGGCCGTGATGGCGGCGCGCGACGCCCTCGGCTCGACGAGCGGCATCGTGCTCGCGAACCCCATCCCGCTCGCGCAGCAGTGGGATCCCGCCGAGCACGACCGGGTGCTCGCGACGGCATTCGCCGCGGCCGAGGCGGCCGAGGTGCGCGGCAAGGCGGTCACCCCGTTCCTGCTCGGCTACATCGTCGAGGCCTCCGGCGGGAAGAGCCTCGAGGTCAACCTCGACCTGGCGCGCAACAACGTGCGCGTCGCCGCCGAGGTGGCGACCGCGTGGTCTCGGCTCGGCGCGCGTCGATGA